Proteins encoded in a region of the Thermodesulfobacteriota bacterium genome:
- the ilvN gene encoding acetolactate synthase small subunit, which yields MRHTITLLVDNESGVLSRIAGLFSARGFNIESLNVAETLEPDTSRITLVTSGDDFIIQQIIKRFNNMVNVIKVSDLTDEVRVEREMVLVRVDARPDTRAEILRTADIFRAKVIDVGAKSYTLELTGDKDKVTAFIELLQPLGVKEIARTGTVAMKRESKAVRKGEER from the coding sequence GTGAGGCATACGATAACGCTTCTTGTCGATAACGAATCCGGCGTTCTCTCGCGCATAGCCGGCCTCTTCAGCGCCAGGGGGTTCAACATAGAAAGCCTGAACGTCGCGGAGACGCTCGAGCCGGATACTTCGCGCATTACGCTCGTCACCTCGGGCGACGATTTCATAATCCAGCAGATAATCAAGCGCTTTAACAACATGGTGAACGTGATAAAGGTGAGCGACCTCACGGACGAAGTGAGGGTCGAGAGGGAGATGGTGCTCGTCCGCGTGGACGCGAGGCCCGACACCCGGGCCGAGATACTCCGGACGGCCGACATATTCAGGGCCAAGGTCATAGACGTGGGGGCGAAGTCCTACACCCTCGAGCTCACGGGGGACAAGGACAAGGTGACCGCGTTCATAGAGCTCCTTCAGCCGCTAGGCGTAAAGGAAATAGCGCGCACCGGGACCGTGGCGATGAAACGCGAAAGCAAAGCCGTAAGGAAAGGAGAAGAAAGATGA